A window of Brettanomyces nanus chromosome 2, complete sequence contains these coding sequences:
- a CDS encoding uncharacterized protein (EggNog:ENOG41) → MPTSSQHPRSISPLKTHVHVVKLSSFEKPSEYLKILAVPESPESLKIGRQNMPKATNKITDGFFDSRVLSRNHAELFIRDNKLFIRDLKSSNGTFINDVKLDPYKDCQLKIGDKLDLGTTLESQVAHKKITCTIAEFNYVSLQDYQKLVSKTLQKDDFAAKRLELFNSTVDALIFGELVDERQEDSLLALLGSEDDETKAKVKVEVKENGASSRPSFGDPFVSGLHVKPSSSMQDIIRKLAIAVNNEFVQQQRLQQMGVFLRNYNDLLMRSDHSADSLRPSTSSRPSTSSHPSSSSVSRIKSLEQEFEQELVELRKTKGLLKEKETETEQLKRQIQGYKQQLSEQQRKTTEMNLKQVDLEQKLDIAMAEVSEYSKQLNQSRTVEKKLNSQLEELQTKQKVSLVDERVDVEVASRYIHWQGRLFIVSLSVVFLAYIGTQLV, encoded by the coding sequence ATGCCTACGTCATCTCAACATCCACGTTCGATTTCACCCCTCAAAACTCACGTTCATGTCGTCAAACTCTCGTCGTTTGAGAAGCCTTCCGAATATCTTAAGATCCTTGCTGTTCCAGAATCTCCAGAGTCTCTCAAGATCGGTCGCCAGAATATGCCCAAGGCTACCAACAAGATAACGGATGGATTCTTTGATTCTCGGGTCCTTTCAAGGAACCACGCTGAGTTGTTCATTAGGGACAACAAATTGTTCATTAGGGATCTCAAATCATCCAATGGAACGTTTATAAATGATGTCAAGTTGGATCCTTATAAGGATTGTCAGCTAAAAATTGGAGATAAGCTGGATTTGGGTACTACTTTGGAGAGTCAAGTTGCTCATAAGAAGATTACCTGCACTATTGCCGAATTTAACTATGTCAGTCTACAGGATTATCAGAAATTGGTGTCCAAAACGTTGCAGAAGGATGATTTTGCTGCGAAAAGACTGGAATTGTTCAACAGTACTGTTGATGCACTTATATTTGGAGAGTTGGTCGATGAAAGGCAGGAGGACTCTTTATTGGCATTATTGGGtagtgaagatgatgagacAAAGGCGAAGGTAAAAGTAGAAGTGAAGGAAAACGGGGCCTCATCTAGGCCTTCTTTTGGGGATCCCTTTGTTTCTGGACTTCATGTCAAGCCTTCAAGTAGTATGCAAGATATAATACGGAAGCTTGCCATTGCAGTGAATAACGAGTTTGTTCAACAGCAGAGATTACAACAGATGGGTGTTTTTTTAAGGAACTACAACGATCTATTGATGAGATCGGATCATTCTGCGGACAGTTTGCGTCCTAGTACTAGTTCGCGTCCTAGTACTAGTTCGCATCCTAGTTCTAGTTCTGTTTCTCGGATAAAATCCTTGGAGCAAGAATTTGAGCAAGAATTGGTTGAATTGAGGAAAACTAAAGGtcttttgaaggaaaaggagacGGAAACAGAGCAGTTAAAGAGACAGATCCAAGGTTATAAGCAGCAGCTATCCGAACAGCAAAGGAAAACTACAGAAATGAATCTAAAGCAAGTTGATCTTGAACAGAAACTAGATATTGCTATGGCAGAGGTTTCTGAGTATTCGAAACAACTTAATCAGAGTCGAACggttgaaaagaagttgaattCACAGCTTGAAGAACTACAGACGAAGCAAAAGGTATCGCTAGTAGACGAGAGGGTCGATGTAGAAGTGGCTAGCCGTTACATTCATTGGCAAGGTCGACTATTTATTGTATCATTGAGTGTGGTATTCCTAGCTTATATAGGTACACAGCTTGTCTAG
- the HOG1 gene encoding MAPK protein hog1 (BUSCO:EOG0934257A) — MSLQDFVRTQIFGTVFETTPRYTDLNPIGMGAFGLVCSARDNLTDKSVAIKKVMKPFSTPVLAKRTYRELKLLNHLRHENLISLEDIFLSPMEDIYFVTELQGTDLHRLLASRPLEKQFIQYFLYQILRGLKYVHSAGVIHRDLKPSNILINENCDLKICDFGLARIQDPQMTGYVSTRYYRAPEIMLTWQKYDTEVDIWSAGCIFAEMIEGKPLFPGRDHVDQFSIITKLLGSPPADVINTICSENTLKFVQSLPHRDPVPFEERFKGVDPEAIDLLSKMLIFDPKKRITAAQALDHPYLAPYHDATDEPIAEERFDWSFNDADLPVETWKIMMYSEILDFHEIEGAEALQNNNLVQGQYESDMVQQQQLLQQQSNGDQPEK; from the coding sequence ATGTCGCTGCAGGATTTTGTTAGAACCCAAATCTTTGGTACGGTTTTTGAAACCACTCCTCGATATACGGATCTCAATCCTATTGGTATGGGGGCTTTCGGGCTTGTTTGTTCTGCCAGAGACAATTTGACCGATAAGAGTGTTGCGATAAAAAAGGTGATGAAGCCCTTTTCTACTCCTGTATTGGCCAAGAGAACATACAGAGAACTTAAGTTGTTGAATCATCTCAGACACGAGAACCTCATCTCATTGGAAGACATCTTCCTTAGTCCTATGGAAGATATCTATTTTGTCACTGAGTTACAAGGTACCGATCTTCATCGACTATTGGCATCGAGACCACTAGAAAAGCAGTTCATTCAGTACTTCTTGTATCAAATTCTTAGGGGCCTTAAGTATGTTCATTCTGCTGGTGTTATTCATAGAGATTTGAAGCCTAGTAATATTCTCATTAACGAGAACTGTGACCTGAAGATCTGTGACTTTGGATTGGCTCGAATCCAGGACCCCCAGATGACAGGTTATGTGTCGACACGTTATTATAGAGCACCAGAAATCATGCTTACGTGGCAAAAGTATGATACTGAGGTGGATATATGGTCTGCTGGTTGTATATTTGCAGAGATGATTGAAGGTAAACCTCTATTTCCTGGTAGAGATCATGTAGATCAGTTTAGTATCATTACCAAACTGCTAGGATCACCACCGGCCGATGTTATTAATACTATTTGTTCGGAAAACACTTTGAAATTTGTTCAATCTTTACCTCACAGAGACCCCGTTCCGTTCGAAGAGAGATTCAAAGGTGTTGATCCGGAAGCCATTGATTTGTTGTCTAAGATGCTTATTTTTGATCCTAAAAAGAGAATTACAGCTGCTCAGGCTTTGGATCATCCTTATTTGGCTCCTTATCATGATGCTACTGATGAACCAATAGCCGAGGAAAGGTTCGATTGGTCGTTTAACGATGCGGATTTACCCGTTGAAACATGGAAAATTATGATGTACAGTGAGATATTGGACTTCCATGAAATCGAAGGTGCAGAAGCTCTACAGAATAATAATCTGGTGCAAGGTCAGTATGAGTCTGATATGgttcagcagcagcagttaTTACAGCAGCAGTCCAATGGAGATCAGCCAGAAAAGTAG
- the MVD1 gene encoding diphosphomevalonate decarboxylase (BUSCO:EOG09342TER) has product MYSVSVTAPVNIATLKYWGKRDSVLNLPTNSSISVTLSQDDLKTTTTVSCSDSESYSVDQLYLNGKLESLESLRSQKCLGELRKYRSEMEAKDGSLPRISEWPLRIVSVNNFPTAAGLASSAAGYAAMVYGIARLYRLPLDRSELSKIARQGSGSACRSLYGGFVAWEMGSKKDGTDSRAVQIADVGHWPGIRAAILVVSASKKEVPSTGGMQLTVGSSDLFEYRVKNVVPPRYKEMEQSIIKKNFEKFAELTMRDSNSFHAVCLDSYPPIFYMNDTSKRIVKLINELNKSQGRNVAAYTFDAGPNAVIYYEEKDEHLVLGVLNEFFGHLPGWDKKRSINYSLPDRFPIDLFNKDIFSQGVSSVILTGIGEGPKETQEVLKMP; this is encoded by the coding sequence ATGTACTCAGTATCTGTTACGGCGCCTGTTAATATCGCCACCCTCAAGTATTGGGGAAAGCGTGACTCTGTACTCAATCTTCCTACCAATTCTTCCATCAGTGTTACACTCTCTCAGGACGATCTAAAGACTACCACTACTGTTTCTTGTTCCGATTCAGAGTCATATTCCGTCGATCAGTTGTACCTCAATGGTAAATTAGAATCCCTAGAGTCTCTTAGGTCTCAGAAATGTCTTGGAGAATTACGTAAGTATAGATCAGAGATGGAGGCGAAGGATGGTTCTCTCCCAAGGATCTCTGAATGGCCTTTACGAATTGTCAGTGTGAACAATTTCCCTACTGCTGCCGGGTTGGCCTCGTCAGCTGCCGGATATGCTGCTATGGTATATGGAATTGCCAGATTATACCGATTACCATTAGATCGATCAGAGTTAAGTAAGATTGCTCGACAAGGGTCAGGCTCTGCATGTAGATCACTCTATGGAGGCTTTGTAGCATGGGAAATGGGCTCGAAGAAGGACGGAACGGACTCCAGAGCAGTCCAAATTGCCGATGTCGGACATTGGCCCGGTATTCGGGCTGCCATTCTGGTTGTTTCTGcctccaagaaagaagttcCAAGTACAGGAGGTATGCAACTTACTGTTGGGAGTTCGGATCTATTTGAGTATAGAGTGAAAAATGTAGTTCCACCGAGATACAAAGAGATGGAGCAGtccatcatcaagaagaactttgaaaagtttgCCGAGTTGACAATGAGAGACTCGAATTCGTTCCATGCCGTTTGCTTGGACTCCTATCCTCCGATATTCTATATGAATGATACGTCCAAGAGAATCGTCAAGCTTATTAACGAGCTCAACAAATCCCAGGGACGTAATGTTGCTGCATATACATTTGATGCAGGTCCAAATGCAGTGATCTActatgaagagaaggacGAGCATTTGGTTTTAGGTGTTTTGAATGAATTCTTTGGCCACTTGCCAGGCTGGGACAAGAAGCGTTCCATCAATTATTCGTTACCCGACAGATTTCCAATCGATCTGTTCAATAAAGATATATTCTCTCAAGGAGTATCCAGTGTCATTCTTACAggaattggagaaggacCAAAGGAGACACAGGAGGTTTTGAAAATGCCTTAG
- the COF1 gene encoding cofilin, which produces MSRSGVGVSDEALKAFNDLKLVSDDKTKIVVDKTSSDESYDVFLEELPENDCKYAVYDFEYEIGPNEGKRNKIVFFQWSPDTASIRAKMVYASSKDALRRALNGVSADIQGTDFSEVAYDSVLDRVSRGAGSH; this is translated from the exons ATG TCCAGATCCGG TGTCGGTGTTTCAGATGAAGCTCTTAAAGCTTTCAACGACTTGAAGCTTG tcaGTGATGATAAGACGAAGATAGTCGTTGACAAGACATCTTCAGATGAGTCTTATGATGTTTTCCTTGAAGAGTTACCAGAGAATGATTGTAAGTACGCTGTCTATGACTTTGAGTACGAAATCGGCCCCAAcgaaggaaagagaaataagaTTGTCTTTTTCCAGTGGTCTCCTGATACTGCCTCAATTAGAGCCAAGATGGTCTATGCTTCTTCCAAGGATGCATTGAGAAGAGCATTGAATGGTGTTTCTGCAGATATTCAAGGTACAGATTTTTCCGAAGTTGCTTATGATAGTGTTTTGGACAGAGTCAGTAGAGGAGCTGGTTCTCATTAG
- a CDS encoding uncharacterized protein (EggNog:ENOG41): protein MSSKPTKSSCCAADPCTRTSGKDLLTWKDPVASAEIFVASTSLLLIYKYTDFVSWTFYLTTLLLSFTALAEYSGKLLTGEGLVTKFKPAQSTSIGDFLQAHASILASAFKDLEIKIQNLFTAVNIETTLKAALASYFLYFLTSLLSVWTILFASTVSAFSVPPIYLANKDTIDSSIKECSELAKEKSANAYKSVKAQAEPTLKKVQHAISPVTDYVKSKIPVRTAGSTVKTTIDEIPVAKPPKATEVSEEVPAAHVASAADIKSASTSEKEPLLN from the coding sequence ATGTCTTCTAAACCAACCAAATCTAGCTGCTGCGCGGCCGATCCTTGTACCAGAACCTCTGGTAAGGATCTTCTCACTTGGAAGGATCCTGTTGCTTCTGCTGAGATCTTTGTTGCTTCTACAAGCTTGCTTTTGATCTATAAGTACACTGATTTCGTCAGCTGGACCTTCTATTTAACCactttgcttctttcctttACTGCTTTGGCCGAATATTCAGGTAAATTGCTCACTGGTGAAGGCTTGGTTACTAAATTTAAGCCTGCTCAATCTACCTCAATCGGTGATTTCTTACAGGCACATGCCTCTATTTTGGCTTCTGCCTTTAAGGATTTGGAAATCAAGATACAAAACTTGTTTACAGCCGTCAATATTGAAACCACTTTGAAAGCTGCTCTTGCTTCCTATTTCTTGTACTTTTTGACTTCTTTGTTGAGCGTTTGGACCATTCTTTTCGCTTCCACTGTCTCGGCTTTCTCTGTGCCTCCTATTTATCTTGCCAACAAGGATACTATCGATTCCTCCATTAAGGAATGTTCTGAATTGGCCAAGGAAAAATCCGCTAATGCTTATAAAAGTGTCAAAGCTCAGGCTGAACctactttgaagaaagttcaaCATGCTATTTCTCCCGTCACTGATTACGTCAAGAGCAAAATTCCTGTGAGAACTGCAGGATCTACTGTCAAAACTACTATTGACGAAATCCCGGTCGCCAAGCCTCCAAAGGCTACAGAGGTGAGCGAGGAGGTCCCAGCAGCTCATGTCGCATCGGCTGCTGACATCAAATCCGCTTCTACCTCCGAGAAAGAACCCCTACTTAACTAA
- the RAS1 gene encoding Ras GTPase, producing MSTSKEFRLVVVGPPVVGKSALTIRLTQSEFANEYDPTIEDSYRHYCEINGVQSSLDILDTAGQEEYSSMRDLYMKTGEGFLLVFSLVDRHSFEEISTFYNQIMRVKGELVSFVPLMLVGNKNDLENERQVSKEEAISLAKKFNASYIETSAKTGENVVEAFHGLVKVIMHNSVLGAGLAGTLYPNLKEEREAQAREIAEQKKKQKAGRKNDNSGSTAGSGGNDDAGNGNQRVGSSTRGAQGNKSGGKRARSSEQPESKEGGGCCLIV from the exons ATGAGCACA TCTAAAGAATTCCGGTTGGTCGTGGTTGGACCCCCAGTAGTGGGTAAATCTGCGCTTACTATACGTCTTACGCAGTCCGAGTTCGCCAACGAGTACGATCCTACCATTGAAGACTCATACAGACATTACTGTGAGATCAATGGTGTCCAATCATCGTTGGATATTCTTGATACTGCAGGGCAAGAGGAATATTCGTCGATGCGTGACTTGTATATGAAGACAGGTGAAGGCTTTTTACTAGTGTTCAGTTTAGTGGACCGTCATTCGTTTGAGGAAATCAGCACTTTCTATAACCAGATTATGCGGGTTAAAGGAGAACTAGTAAGCTTTGTTCCATTGATGCTTGTTGGAAACAAGAACGACCTCGAGAACGAAAGACAGGTGTCTAAAGAGGAGGCTATTTCGTTGGCCAAGAAATTCAATGCATCGTACATTGAGACATCTGCCAAGACAGGAGAGAATGTCGTTGAGGCTTTCCATGGCCTTGTGAAGGTAATCATGCATAATTCTGTACTTGGTGCTGGACTCGCCGGTACTTTGTATCCTaatttgaaggaggaaagGGAAGCACAGGCTCGAGAGATTGCggagcagaagaagaagcagaaggcAGGCAGAAAGAATGACAATTCGGGAAGTACGGCCGGTTCTGGAGGAAACGATGATGCAGGAAATGGCAatcaaagagttggaagTAGTACGAGAGGTGCGCAAGGTAACAAAAGTGGTGGAAAGAGAGCTAGAAGTAGCGAACAACCTGAAAGTAAGGAGGGTGGAGGTTGTTGCTTGATCGTGTAA
- the HAS1 gene encoding ATP-dependent RNA helicase (BUSCO:EOG09341GAQ) has translation MARTGRKRSRKSTGNVPETKKLKKDDDNGTLEDVESTNTDEIVDKIDNEFADVEKLLEKNENSHRSREPEAESEVELEQSEADRAPKPKPNSPTNPLTEASSDPNLPNLFTELELSAATLKGIKDMGFEKMTEVQARTIPPLLAGKDVLGAANTGSGKTLAFLIPAIELLYSLKFKPRNGTGAIVITPTRELALQIFGVARELMANHSQTLGIVIGGANRRQEAEKLSKGVNLLIATPGRLLDHLQNTEGFVFKNLRSLILDEADRILEIGFEDEIRQIVRILPNENRQSMLFSATQTTKIEDLARASLKKAPVYINVQESKDTATVAGLEQGYVVCESDKRFLLLFSFLKRNMRKKKVIVFFSSCNCVKYFAELLNYIDIPVLSLHGKQKQQKRTNTFFEFCNAKSGILLSTDVAARGLDIPDVDWIIQFDPPDDPRDYIHRVGRTARGTKGKGKSLMFLIPQELGFLRYLKAAKVPLNEYEFPNSKIANVQSQLEQLIKNNYWLHQSAKDGYRAYLQAYASHHLKTVYKVDLLDLAKVGRSFGFLVPPKVNITIGSSTTKPRTKKRRQ, from the coding sequence ATGGCTAgaactggaagaaagagatctAGAAAATCTACTGGCAATGTTCCTGAAACAAAAAAgctaaagaaagatgatgataatggTACTCTTGAAGATGTGGAATCCACTAACACTGATGAAATAGTTGATAAGATCGATAATGAGTTTGCAGATGTTGAAAAATTGTTagaaaagaatgaaaaCTCCCATAGAAGCAGGGAACCTGAAGCTGAATCTGAAgttgaacttgaacaaTCTGAAGCTGATAGAGCTCCAAAACCTAAGCCTAATTCACCGACCAATCCACTGActgaagcttcttcagaTCCTAACCTACCTAATCTCTTTACAGAGCTTGAACTTTCCGCTGCAACTCTTAAAGGAATCAAAGATATGGGATTCGAAAAGATGACAGAAGTTCAGGCAAGAACGATACCGCCTTTACTTGCAGGTAAAGATGTTTTAGGTGCAGCCAATACCGGTTCCGGTAAGACTTTAGCCTTTCTTATTCCGGCCATCGAATTGCTTTACTCGTTGAAATTCAAACCTCGAAATGGAACAGGTGCTATTGTCATTACTCCAACCAGAGAGTTGGCTCTTCAAATATTTGGTGTTGCTAGAGAATTGATGGCAAACCATTCTCAGACTTTGGGTATAGTTATTGGAGGTGCCAATAGAAGACAGGAAGCTGAGAAGTTATCCAAGGGTGTCAACTTATTAATTGCAACTCCTGGAAGATTATTGGATCATCTACAGAACACTGAGGGTTTTGTGTTCAAGAACTTAAGATCTTTAATTTTGGATGAAGCCGATCGTATTCTAGAGATCGGTTTCGAAGATGAGATTCGTCAAATTGTCAGGATTCTACCCAATGAAAACCGTCAATCTATGCTTTTCTCAGCCACCCAGACCACCAAAATCGAGGATTTGGCAAgagcttctttgaaaaaagCTCCCGTCTATATTAATGTTCAAGAGAGTAAAGATACAGCTACCGTTGCAGGTCTAGAGCAAGGTTATGTGGTGTGTGAGTCCGACAAGCGGTTTTTATTGTTATTCTCCTTCCTCAAAAGAAACATGCGTAAGAAGAAAGTCATtgtctttttctcctcttgCAATTGTGTCAAGTATTTTGCAGAGCTACTTAACTATATTGATATTCCTGTGCTTTCCTTGCATGGAAAGCAAAAGCagcaaaaaagaacaaacaCCTTTTTTGAGTTCTGTAACGCCAAGAGCGGTATTCTATTGTCCACTGATGTTGCTGCTAGAGGTTTAGATATTCCTGATGTTGACTGGATTATTCAGTTTGATCCTCCTGATGATCCTAGGGATTACATTCATCGTGTGGGAAGAACAGCAAGAGGTACTAAAGGTAAAGGTAAATCATTGATGTTCCTTATTCCTCAAGAGTTGGGCTTCCTTCGTTACTTGAAGGCCGCCAAGGTTCCATTAAATGAATATGAATTCCCAAATAGTAAGATTGCCAATGTTCAGTCTCAGCTGGAGCAGCTTATTAAGAATAATTACTGGTTACATCAATCCGCAAAAGATGGTTATAGAGCATATCTTCAGGCTTACGcttctcatcatcttaAGACTGTCTACAAAGTTGATCTATTGGACTTGGCTAAAGTCGGCAGGTCTTTTGGATTTCTCGTGCCTCCTAAAGTGAATATTACCATTGGTTCCAGTACTACGAAGCCAAGAACCAAAAAGAGACGGCAATGA
- a CDS encoding uncharacterized protein (EggNog:ENOG41), producing the protein MMSSAFRKFQGFALGAIIGSPITSSSVDEEKGNQITKDDVAQDTNGAPVEKKSPLGYDVTAFSTFYLIVQGVLGTGIFATPATILESMGSIGSTYVIWTVGFIVVLLQVFMYVEYSSYFRHRSGAEVVYLEQAYPKPRFMIPVLYAAISVCLSFATSSASAFATYIFKASGRDATAWERRGLGVLSLVLAAAITATNTKFAIKLNNLIGFVKVVFILFVALSGFATLAGSTQTPKAAAHAVFKDAWKGTTTDGNSISNAILKVIFSFEGCNYAFGVVAESHPKNTIRTYSILIPFTMFFIYILYILAITAYYAGVADITEIKESGNLIAAVYFEKIFGTNSAVTAMSAFVAISAFGHLLTVYISHSRTLRECGRQGVLPYPRIWTSVKPLGTPLFPILVTFIVNLIVLLAPPPGDAYNFVVDLGSYSTYIFNAMLSFGLFKLRRHRSKIGLGYQEFHIPAPLLALLFLFSLFVIAMAFVPPEGTLIGSDVSFFYATYPITTIGIFLFCIGYYFVWEYVLPKIGKYRHRLSKFELAKGENGHKVIKVALSDLEEWDREHKDQDQDQETSAGPEQDIDGIYKNDSVQITSTSASGKD; encoded by the coding sequence ATGATGTCTTCGGCTTTTCGTAAGTTCCAAGGTTTTGCTTTAGGTGCAATTATTGGTTCTCCAATaacttcatcatcagtcgatgaagaaaaaggaaatcaAATAACTAAAGATGATGTCGCTCAAGATACCAATGGTGCTCCTGTGGAAAAAAAGTCTCCATTAGGATACGATGTAACTGCCTTCTCAACCTTCTATCTCATTGTACAGGGTGTGTTAGGTACCGGTATATTTGCTACACCGGCTACAATTTTGGAATCGATGGGATCCATAGGCTCCACTTATGTTATTTGGACAGTTGGATTCATTGTCGTTCTACTGCAAGTGTTCATGTATGTGGAATACTCTTCTTACTTTAGGCATCGTTCAGGGGCCGAAGTGGTCTATTTAGAGCAGGCTTATCCTAAACCCCGATTTATGATTCCTGTGCTTTATGCTGCCATCAGTGTGTGCCTTTCATTTGCAACATCATCTGCCAGTGCTTTTGCCACCTACATATTTAAAGCCAGTGGCCGAGATGCTACCGCTTGGGAAAGGAGAGGATTGGGTGTACTCTCTCTAGTACTAGCAGCTGCTATTACAGCCACTAACACCAAATTTGCTATTAAATTAAACAATCTTATTGGGTTTGTGAAAGTTGTCTTCATTTTGTTTGTTGCACTTTCCGGATTTGCAACCTTGGCAGGTAGTACACAAACGCCTAAAGCGGCTGCTCATGCCGTCTTTAAAGATGCCTGGAAGGGAACCACAACAGATGGCAACTCCATCTCCAACGCTATACTAAAAgtaatcttctcttttgaaggTTGTAATTATGCATTTGGAGTGGTTGCAGAGAGTCATCCCAAGAATACTATTCGAACCTATAGTATTTTGATTCCATTCACTATGTTCTTCATTTATATTCTTTATATATTAGCCATTACAGCTTATTATGCAGGTGTGGCCGATATTActgaaatcaaagagagTGGAAACTTGATCGCAGCCGTctactttgagaagatatTTGGTACAAATAGTGCTGTTACAGCCATGTCAGCCTTTGTGGCAATATCTGCATTTGGCCATTTGCTAACTGTTTATATTTCCCATTCAAGAACATTAAGGGAATGTGGCCGTCAAGGTGTTCTTCCTTATCCAAGAATTTGGACAAGCGTCAAACCCCTTGGAACTCCTCTATTCCCTATTTTGGTCACTTTCATTGTCAATCTCATTGTTTTGTTAGCTCCACCCCCTGGGGATGCATACAACTTTGTTGTTGACTTAGGTTCTTACTCGACTTACATCTTTAATGCTATGCTATCTTTTGgtcttttcaaattgagAAGACATAGAAGTAAGATTGGTCTTGGCTACCAAGAATTTCATATTCCAGCTCCTCTACTTGCTTTGTTGTTTCTATTTTCACTATTTGTTATAGCTATGGCATTTGTTCCTCCTGAAGGAACACTAATAGGAAGCGAtgtctccttcttctatgCTACATATCCAATTACCACCATAGGTATATTCCTTTTTtgcattggatattacTTTGTCTGGGAATATGTGCTTCCCAAGATTGGAAAGTACAGACACAGACTCTCTAAGTTTGAGTTGGCAAAGGGAGAAAATGGTCATAAGGTCATCAAAGTTGCACTCAGTGATTTGGAGGAGTGGGATAGAGAGCATAAAGACCAAGACCAGGACCAAGAGACCAGTGCAGGACCGGAGCAAGACATTGATGGTATCTACAAAAATGATTCGGTGCAAATTACCAGTACGAGTGCTTCAGGCAAAGACTGA
- the FOL2 gene encoding GTP cyclohydrolase I, translated as MSRKDFIDKDIDRRVAQINISSASTEPTGLPVSTGSAGSFTSVGSVGSVGSMSSIGSNKHTSSPLSRPVKPSYSHEGLPNSAIDYCVPNDMNDRYNENPDDTVPTLPYQPKPIRNQSHSRAFSTPLNTRPASPYTLNPPIDADGLSWPSIGARKRIDSTPEEAVQRQKKIEDAIRTILIELGEDVNREGLIRTPERYAKAMLFFTKGYEDNIKDVINQAVFEEDHDEMVMVKDIQIYSLCEHHLVPFYGKVHIGYIPNKRVLGLSKLARLAEMYARRFQVQERLTKQIALALSQILHPRGVAVVIEATHMCMVSRGIQKTGAVTCTSCMLGCFRSQQKTRDEFLALLNRNASI; from the coding sequence ATGTCTAGAAAAGATTTTATAGATAAGGATATTGACCGGAGGGTTGCACAAATCAATATATCTTCGGCATCCACAGAACCCACAGGACTCCCTGTATCCACAGGGTCCGCTGGGTCGTTCACTTCAGTTGGTTCGGTTGGTTCGGTCGGTTCCATGAGCTCCATTGGCTCAAACAAACACACATCATCTCCATTAAGCAGACCAGTGAAGCCTTCATACTCCCATGAGGGCCTGCCAAATTCTGCCATCGATTACTGTGTACCTAACGATATGAACGATAGATACAACGAGAACCCAGATGACACCGTTCCTACTCTTCCTTATCAACCCAAACCAATCAGAAATCAGTCTCATTCGAGAGCTTTCAGTACTCCTTTGAACACCAGACCTGCCTCCCCTTACACTCTAAACCCTCCTATTGATGCGGACGGATTGTCTTGGCCGTCTATAGGTGCCCGTAAGAGGATCGACAGCACCCCAGAAGAGGCTGTTCAGCgccagaagaagatcgaAGATGCCATTAGAACGATACTTATTGAACTGGGCGAAGACGTCAACAGAGAAGGGTTGATCAGAACCCCGGAAAGGTACGCTAAGGCTATGCTATTCTTCACGAAAGGTTATGAGGATAATATTAAGGATGTGATTAACCAGGCAGTGTTTGAGGAGGATCACGATGAGATGGTGATGGTCAAAGATATTCAGATCTATTCACTCTGTGAGCACCATTTGGTTCCCTTCTACGGCAAAGTTCACATTGGATATATTCCAAATAAGCGAGTACTAGGCCTTAGTAAGTTGGCCAGATTGGCTGAGATGTATGCACGTAGATTCCAGGTCCAGGAAAGACTAACCAAGCAAATAGCTTTAGCTCTAAGCCAGATATTACATCCTAGAGGTGTTGCTGTCGTTATAGAAGCTACTCATATGTGCATGGTGAGTAGAGGCATTCAAAAGACTGGTGCTGTCACCTGTACAAGCTGTATGCTTGGTTGTTTCCGGTCTCAGCAGAAGACCAGGGATGAATTTTTGGCCCTACTTAATAGGAACGCTTCTATTTGA